Genomic segment of Polycladomyces abyssicola:
ATGTTCTTTGGGCGTATTGGTGGCCGTCAATGAGATGGAAGCAGGAATAAATCCGGAAATCGTACCGTTCAACATGCGTAATAGCAACAGTTGCAGTGGCGAAGTGGCCAATCCCATCAGCATGATCACGACCGACATGCCGAATCCCGACCGCAACACCATAATCTTTCGGCCGTATCGGTCCGCCAGTGTGCCCCACACCGGTGCCATCAAAAACGAAGTCAAAAAATTGGCACCAAATACCAATCCCGCCCACAGTTGTATCTCCGCAGGATTCTTCATGCCCAAATCCCGTTCCAGATACAACGGCAGAAACGGGACGATCATCGACATCGCGCTCAAAACCAAAAACTGCGATACCATGAGAATGTACAAGTTTCGTCGCCAAATGGGCATAAAGGTCCTCTCCCGAGTTTTGTCTTTCGCTTTCCTGCTATTTCGCTGAGCGAAATATTAAGATGAGAAAAAGCCGCCCTTTCGCGGGCAGCTATTTTTCCGTCTTGGTTCCAACTGCTGATCCATCCTTCGACTTTTCCAATGTACGTTGAAAATCGGTCGTCCATTCGCGCCGCAGGGAACGTTCCACGCGTGTGACGTACGGAAGTCGTTCAATTTTTCGGATCGTCTGATCCGATTTGCGGCCGTCGATGTAGAGATATACATATTTCAACCGCTTGGAGACAAAATGGATGTTTCCCATACGCCGCAATGAACGCGCTGCCTTCAGATCTTTGACCCACACAGCCAAACCCAGCCGGTCAGAAAAAGGAAACGACATGATCGGCTCTCCTTTTTGTGCCGTGTTTTGCAAAGGTTGTTCACCTTTTGGAAAGGCAGTGCATTACACTAAATATGGTAACATGTCAGCTCTACCCAGATCAACTGACGAACATTTCC
This window contains:
- a CDS encoding YlbG family protein produces the protein MSFPFSDRLGLAVWVKDLKAARSLRRMGNIHFVSKRLKYVYLYIDGRKSDQTIRKIERLPYVTRVERSLRREWTTDFQRTLEKSKDGSAVGTKTEK